The nucleotide window CGCGGTTGAACGGCCGCGATTTCCCCGTGATCGTCTCGCGAAAGGTCTCGATCCAGCCGGCGCCACGGATCGCGATGGCGGGGATGGGTACGCGCCGCGCGGGAGGCCGCCGGAGGGCCGCGACGTACTCGACGAGCTCGGCCATCGTCAGGGGCGGCCCGGCGGCGAAGCCGCGCCGTCCCTCGAGCTCCGGACGCGTCGCGGCGGAGAACAGGACGCGGGCGAGGTCCGGCGCCCAGATGAGCTGGATCCGCCGGCGACCGCCCGCGAGCACCGGAGCCCATCCTCCCGCGACCGTCGAGAAGAGCTGGAGCATCCCCGAATCGCCCGCGCCATAGACGACCGAGGGGCGCACGATCGTCCAGCTTCCTTCCCATCCGCGCTCGACGGCGCGCTCCCCTTCGAGCTTCGAGATCCCATACCACGACACCGGAGCGGGCGCGTCCTCCTCCCGCACGGGCGACCCGCCGCGGGACGGCCCGGCCGCCGACTGGGAGGAGACGAGGACGAAACGGGCCGACGCGGCGGCGTCCGAGGCGGCGCGAACGAGCGCTTCGGTGCCGCGCGTGTTCGACGCCGCGTACTCCTCGAGGGAACGGGCTTTCGTCGTCCCCGCCACGTGCACGATCACGTCGGATCCCTCGAGCGCCTTCCGGTACCCGCCATCGGCGAGGTCCCCCGCGACGACCTCCGCCCCTGCGGGCAGGAGACCCGGCCGCTCGGGACGGCGAACGAGCGCCCTGACCTTCCATCCCTGCGAAA belongs to Thermoanaerobaculia bacterium and includes:
- a CDS encoding NAD-dependent epimerase/dehydratase family protein, whose protein sequence is MKTVFFTGATGFVGSHAARLFLSQGWKVRALVRRPERPGLLPAGAEVVAGDLADGGYRKALEGSDVIVHVAGTTKARSLEEYAASNTRGTEALVRAASDAAASARFVLVSSQSAAGPSRGGSPVREEDAPAPVSWYGISKLEGERAVERGWEGSWTIVRPSVVYGAGDSGMLQLFSTVAGGWAPVLAGGRRRIQLIWAPDLARVLFSAATRPELEGRRGFAAGPPLTMAELVEYVAALRRPPARRVPIPAIAIRGAGWIETFRETITGKSRPFNRDKAREILQPDWVCDAIPLLRDAGVEELRPWREGIAETIGWYQREGWIRPAFGEL